Below is a genomic region from Lolium rigidum isolate FL_2022 unplaced genomic scaffold, APGP_CSIRO_Lrig_0.1 contig_67230_1, whole genome shotgun sequence.
AACGCGTGCGGTGTTTTGGTTGCAGGCACTATCTCGTGTGCAGAAGTTCCTGGGAGTCCCGGTGAGGCCGCTGTCGAGCAGGCACGTGAAGATCCATACCAGCCCGCTCCCGGACCTGGTGGACAACTGGGAGGAGGTGAGGGAGACGCTCAGGGGCACAGAGTTTCATCGCTTCCTTGACGGGTGAAGACGCCCTTCCATTCTTTGTTGGGATAATAATAGCACAGAAGGAATCAGGAGTTGTAGTAGGAGATTCTTCTGCAGCCAGCCAGAAGTTCTATAGAGGATGAGAGAAAACGAGACTTCTGTCCTCATTGATATCTTTCAGTGTGTCTTTTCCTTCCAAGCTCAGTAGGACATATTACAGCTTAGCAAAATCAAATTAGGCCTAACTAGTCTTTCCTACCAGCTATAATCATTGGTACTATCAGTCATAACTTTTATCAAATACTCGTAACACACTCACAAGCCAGCAGTCACTTAAACCTCTCCAGAGTGAATACATTTGCAGCAGAGAAAAGAAAATTACTGCAGTTAAATTCTCGATTCCCGTGAAAAACATATATGTTGAAAGGAAAACAACCCAGGCAAGGCGAGACCAAGATATATGGTGCCCGGATAAGGTATCTGAAAGTCAAAACTATTGTTTCAGGAAGGGTACAATCAAAGAACGACTTCAGAGAATCTGATCTACAGTATCCTAACAACATGTCATTCTCtagtacactatgatgggaaaatgTTTCCAAAAGTCTACAACGGCATGGATATACAACATCACAGTCATACAACAGTCGCGACAGCATGTCAATTCAATCAGACTTCCTACGCGAGAACGACCTCCGCTCTGATAAAGGGACAATCACCTCCCACAGGTTCCTCATCCATCCCACGTCATATATGTTGTTCTTCACGACTGGCTCCTCGGCCGGTGTTTGGGACCTTGAGAAGAACGTCTTCCATTTGCTTGGTGCCGGTTCCTGCGCTTCGCTGCTAGCTCCGCTGATGCTCGCCTTCAGGACGGCTGCGCTAGCTCTCGCTGCGTTCTCCTTCTTCATCCAGAAGATGTAGTCTTGCCATTTGAATGACTGCAGGATTTTTTTCACAAGATAAGGTTTGCGAGAAGAAAGGAAATCCACAAGGGTCATCTTCTTATTATTTTAttctaacatgcttcaaacttggTTCATCCTCATTAGGATTACTGGTTTCATTACTCAACACACTTAGGTCTCCGTTGGAGAGATGCATAGTAATATCAACATGAAGCAGTCATTTGTATAGCCCCGCATATTCTACGTCTCCTTCTGCGCTTTCCCCCTCCATGTATATTTTCCTTTTCTTGAAAATActctttttattaataaaacATTACTGTCAGAAGCCTCCCCTACAGTTTTCCAATAAAAAAACATCAACATGGTTAAGATGATTTATCTAAAGAAAATCTATTTTTTTCTCCTATCTACAAGTAATCCCTATGCAGATGCTAACAGGAGATGGTTCTTTGATAATTACATTTGGCGAGAGATGAAACTTTCAACTCACGGGATTGCTGTATTAAATTGAATATATATTCTCAGTAAAGAGAAATACTTATTTGAAGGGCCACAAGTGTGTGGTAAAGTCTTACCTCATTTGTTGTTGTATTTGATAAGCACAGGTGTACATGGTAAGCACAAAACCCTCCAAGAAGCAAAGCTATTATGCCCAAAAATACAGCCAAAAGTATCTGTGTGTTATGCAcagcaagcaaccactgcaaaaaAATGTGAGTTAATTAGATAATGAATGGGGTGCTGAATGCTGATGGACTTGAAAACTTCAATTTCCTTCCTCTATCATACCTGTGCGACATGGGGAAATAGGCCAGAGAATGAATTATCAACACCGTAATAAACTGTAAAATTCAAAGGACACTTCATTAGAAAACTGAAAATGTCCAATTCCTGAAGAAAGGAATATATAATGCTTAAAtgaaatttacaaaaaaaatgatGTTCTATAATTTATGTGGCATGATTTGTGTAATTCCTCAAGGTGCATTCAAGTCATTCAAcatcatcaaagcctttttcccaagcaagttggggtaggctagatatgaaacccaacagaaaaAAGAGACCAAAACAAGGAGTTTATCATCTCACGTAACAATGGAACAAAAAGATTACATTCCTGCATACGCGGTTAAggctaagcgtagcatatgaagaGATTCCTGTTGGACAAGAGTGTGAGCTCTTAAAACAGACAGAACAACAACCTGTCAGTATGTAGATAACTTTCTTGACTTTTAATTCACCAGCAATAATGAAGGCAAGGATAACTGCTCCGTACATACATAAAAGAAAGTGCCTGCAATGAACAAGGAAGAGAATAATAAATAACGTAAAGTCGCCAGAAAAGATCAAGGATCTGTGAGCTACCCAGCAGCTAACTTTACTTGTGATTCCAAACACATTGATGTACTATGAAAATATGCTAGCATTAGAGTAGGTTTCAAAATCAAAAGTGGCATAATAATGAACTACATCTCTAAAACTGCGGTTGGCTAGAAATAACTGGCACCACTGCTCAAGCATAATCCTTTAAACAACTGCACTTGGACAGTAAATGGTCTATGAAATTATTGCTGAATAGTTTAGAGGGAAAGCCACATCCTCAGTCATGATGTTTTCTCATTTGATGTTTTAGCTCCCAATAATTTCCCAGCTATACATATCTACTTTGAAATGCCAAGTGGCACGTCAAGTTTATTAATGTCTCCATGGCACTGATAGTTGAGACAATACTGATGGAGAGAATGAAAAGTAAAGAGTCTGTTCTGTTATGAGGATTGAGGATGAAGCTAAGAAAGAAAAGTAAACTTCGACTAGCACAGAGATAAGAAAATGGAAACACGGAGTCATCAACTCTAGGGACTACCTATGTAGCCAAAATAAATGGAAACATGGAACAAAGCGAAGAAAATAAGAACTCACCAAACTAAAAAGGCCACAAAATAACGAGTATTCTTCTCCCCAATGCAATTATTCTGTATCAACACAGAAAATTCAGGAGTCAGGACACAAACAAGGTAAAATCAATACCATCAGGCATCAAGTAGCAAACACAAGTACCATCCATCCACAATGGTGATCAAATCGAGCCACACATCTGTCGCATATTCTACAGTGCTTTGCCCTGGCTGGTCTGCATATCATTGAACCATTCTTAGGATAtgaaataaaaaggtgtttgatataAAGAACACTCGATAAAGagaacaaaataacaatttatctgTTCAGTTATGCTGGATTCCTCATAGTTAACTAGTCTACAAAATTGCAAGGTATACTTGCATAGATACCAGATTAGCATCAAATATATCTACAAGTTCTACTAAAACCATGTACAAAAA
It encodes:
- the LOC124682072 gene encoding probable protein S-acyltransferase 17, whose amino-acid sequence is MDVPWLLVAHGSLTALVVVSFLCGQWPIFEGTFVQSINHFLTSGAYRHFLRLVQASCGNGARDLVLGVEQYCCDRPNPILQLFYVAIIGGSYIIIVQTSFKYIPGYYVSVWHRYLSIVVVSIGAILFALTSFSDPGTVTSENVSQYVSAYPFDNIIFVEKECSTCKIIRPARAKHCRICDRCVARFDHHCGWMNNCIGEKNTRYFVAFLVWHFLLCMYGAVILAFIIAGELKVKKVIYILTVYYGVDNSFSGLFPHVAQWLLAVHNTQILLAVFLGIIALLLGGFCAYHVHLCLSNTTTNESFKWQDYIFWMKKENAARASAAVLKASISGASSEAQEPAPSKWKTFFSRSQTPAEEPVVKNNIYDVGWMRNLWEVIVPLSERRSFSRRKSD